One Capricornis sumatraensis isolate serow.1 chromosome 8, serow.2, whole genome shotgun sequence genomic region harbors:
- the LOC138083693 gene encoding serotonin N-acetyltransferase-like: MSTPSVHCLKPSPLHLPSGMPGSPGRQRRHTLPANEFRCLSPEDAAGVFEIEREAFISVSGNCPLNLDEVRHFLTLCPELSLGWFVEGRLVAFIIGSLWDEERLTQESLALHRPGGRTAHLHALAVHRSFRQQGKGSVLLWRYLHHVGAQPAVRRAVLMCEDALVPFYQRFGFHPAGPCAIVVGSLTFTEMHCSLRGHAALRRNSQP; this comes from the exons ATGTCCACGCCGAGTGTCCACTGCCTGAAACCCTCGCCTCTGCACCTGCCCTCTGGGATGCCAGGGTCCCCAGGCCGCCAGCGGCGCCACACGCTCCCCGCCAACGAGTTCCGCTGCCTCAGCCCAGAGGACGCTGCCGGCGTGTTTGAGATTGAGCGAGAGG CCTTCATCTCTGTCTCCGGCAACTGCCCCCTGAATCTGGACGAGGTCCGGCACTTCCTGACCCTGTGTCCCGAGCTGTCCCTGGGCTGGTTCGTGGAGGGCCGCCTCGTGGCCTTCATCATCGGCTCCCTGTGGGACGAGGAGAGACTTACTCAG GAGTCGCTGGCACTGCACAGGCCCGGGGGCCGCACCGCCCACCTGCACGCGCTGGCCGTGCACCGCAGCTTCCGGCAGCAGGGCAAGGGCTCCGTCCTGCTCTGGCGCTACCTGCACCACGTGGGCGCCCAGCCGGCCGTGCGCCGGGCCGTGCTCATGTGCGAGGACGCGCTGGTGCCCTTTTACCAGAGGTTCGGCTTCCATCCCGCGGGCCCATGTGCCATCGTCGTGGGCTCACTGACCTTCACGGAGATGCACTGCTCCCTGCGGGGCCACGCCGCCCTGCGCCGGAACAGTCAACCCTGA